Within the Zea mays cultivar B73 chromosome 10, Zm-B73-REFERENCE-NAM-5.0, whole genome shotgun sequence genome, the region CGAGCTATGGGGTTCGATGGGTATTTAAGCAAAGCAATATGTGTGGCGCATGTGTTTTCCAAATATCCCACCACTACGCCTAATAGAACAACGCAACACTCATCATCGAGACATCTTCATCGCACAATAGGTGTGGCGTGATGCGGATCTGGGGCGAGGATGGTTGAATCCGAATCTAGGAGCTCCGGATAAGGATGGTAACGGGAAATTTCCTATCGGAGAATGGCTCTCCATCCCGTTCTTGCGGGGTGAAAAATCTCCTGTTCCCATTACCGCGAATACTCATGGGGAGACTTTTCTCCTATCCCCATCTCTGTCGAATAATTTATCCCCGTTAGAAAAATACAATATTTAGAGGCCAACTAAAATTGTTTATATTAAATCAATAATAATCGAACAAATAAGATTTAAAATTAGACATCTACTTTAAAGTTTAGCTTGTTATTTATAATCGGTTATATATTAGATTTTTAGTATAATTTTAACATATAAATAAATGGATTAATTTAGATAAAGTTGAGTTCGTGGGAATGGTATGGGAAGAACCGGATAAGGGATGGTTCATCATTCCCGCGAACCTAATGGGACAAGTTTTTATGTTTCAATCCCCGCTTATTTAGTTCGTAGCTAACTGTGTCACACTTTATTTAAGTTTAGTCGATCGAATTGAACAATTAGCTTTAAAAAAAATTAGACAAAATATGACAAGTTAGTCACAAACAATAACCTATATTACTATATTCCCGTCTCCTATCAGATAAATTCCTTGCGGGAAATTGGAGACCGAGTACTCGTTGATATCTCTAGCCCCGAATCTGCCGATGCTGCGGCCACAGCCCCGATGCCAGCCGCAAGAAGATCTCGGGTTAAAGAGAGGGTAGAAGACgagagaggagggagggagagggtgCGGTGCCCTGAACAAAAGACTACAGGTCCAAGCGTCATGAATGAACCATCAAAACGTGGTTAGACAGCAGCTGGTACCTGTTTGTTGCTTATAAATACAGTACGTCAGTTTTACTCGACAATGACAGTGCAACGAGACTCGTACGAACTGGTGAAATAAAAGAGAccaaagagagaagaagaaaaaaagaagagaaaaggATCACCCAACGAAAAACATCAGTTACTACAAGCACCACCTTGAACAGGTCACGAATCCACGGCACACGGGGATCAGATTACAGAGGGCGAGCGTGCAAGCTCTGGATGGATGAGTGGATGGAGAGGTGGGTGAGCAGAGCACGGAGCACCGACTGGCGTCTAGTAGAGCGAGTCGACCGTCTTGTTGAGCTCCTCGAGCTTCTTCATCCGCATCCTCTCGCTTTCGCTCACAAGCTGCAATGCAACAGTCAGTCCCAGGCGACGCAGAGCAAGGGCGAATGTTCAGTGTCAAGAGCTGATTACAGTGAGCTACGAGGTTAGGTTACTTTTCCTTTCATGGCCAGAGAGATTTTACCTCGATTAGCCTGTTCACTAGCAGAGCCTTCTCTTTGCTCTTCTCGTTGTACGCCTCCAGGACCTCCTTGTACTCCTTCTCCTTTGGAGTTTTTTTTTTCATTtggccaaaataaaaaaaatccagACGTCAACTCATGAATGAACTACTTGAAACAAAGGAAACAGCAGGTAGGGATTTGTACAAGCTTGTGTCAGCTCCCCTCTCACCTTCTTGACGCAGCTCTTGCTGAGAGGCTTGAGCTGACGGTTCACCGTGTCGATCCGCTTCCTTATCGACTCCACCTCCTTCCTTGTAGGGTCGGCCATCCCTTCAAGCTCCTGACAAAGGGAAACAGCAGGCAGGGATTTGTACAAGCTTGTGTTCGTTCGCACAAATTATTAAGAGTCCCACGAGATCCCTAAATTCATACAGTGCTAAGTAGATCAATTTCCTGACAGAAATACAGAATCGAAGTGCTGTGATGGGTGCCATTCTGGCAACCTATCTCAAAATTCAGAGACCAATATGGTTGGCAGCAACAGCAAGACTAGCGCCGCACATCATGTAGACTAGTCGTATGATTTTGTGCCGTACAGAGCGAAGGTAACTGACGGACGGACGGACGTACACGTACCTGCCTGATGAAGGCGAGTCGCTTGGACTCCTCCTCGACGCGTCCGAGGTGGGCGAACACCTTCTCCCGGACCTCCATCTTGCGCCGCTCGATCTGCTCCTCCTTGGCCTTGAACACCGAGAGCGCCGACCTAGAGGACCCCTCGCCGTCGTCCTCGTCCGCCCCGCTGCCGCCCAGCGACGACGGGTGCCTCACCCGCAGCACCATCTGCATCGGCGGCTGGtccacgccgccgccgccctgcATGTTCTCCTCCTCCTCTACCTCAGGCAGCTTCGCTCCCTCGTACGCTGTCCGCGCGCGTGTCTGCTGCGGTTCGGCGTCGGCGCGGCCTAGCTATTCTCTCTTCCTTCTCTTCCTCGCCTCACGCCATTTATAGCACGCACAAGCTGCCTGGCTGATGCAGGTCGCCGTGGCCTCCGTTGCTTTCCCGGCAATGCTGGCTGTCTAAGCAACCGAGCACAGTGGCAAGCAAGTGGAACTGAGAAGAAAAAAAAGGGGGGCAAAACAGTCGCTAGATTGATTAGCTAGCAGGACGACGGCTGCTGTGTCGGCCTCGGACAAGGAAGAAGAAACGGAGAGGAAGCCAAGAAGTCGCGCGGCACGGCATGCATCATTGCTCAGTAGAATCTGATTGGACTGCTGTACATGCATGCATGTGACCGGAGCGGCGGAGCGTGTGCGTGCGGGAGCGGCGTACGCGCGCGCGCGCGGTAGCTTCTGCCAGAGACCACCACCAATCTAGATGGCGATGGCGATGGCGATGGCGATCGGCCGATCACTGCACCGTGTATAGTATTGTATGGTTGCTGTTAGGTGCAGTGGTGATGGCGTGCCCTGGCCTGCCTGCCGCCAGAGGTCGAGTACAAGTAACTCTTCCCCGGCCTGCATGCTCTGCTCGCCCGAGAACTGTGCCGGGGAAGCGACTCCGGTGAGGTGAGGTGATCCTTTCCTCGGGTTGGTGCGCCCGCGCGCGTCTCGTCGCGCTTGGACGTCGCTGAGCCCTCCCTCGGTCGGGCTACGCAGCGTCGTCTTGCGAACGACTTGGTGCCTGCAAGTTTGAAAGGCCGACACGCCGTTGCCgttagaccaactccagcaagACTCCGTATCCCACTCCGTATCCGCATTTTGCACGGTCTGAGGCACTATTGCGCGCTCCAGCAGGCTCCGCATCCCTCTCCGCAAAATGGACGCCGTGTCCCTGCGCTCCCCATTTCCacactttctctctcctctccgtagctctctgcgtgcgcgcgcgcctgctggcgggccccaggtgtcatagactacatgcggagtgggatggggagtgttgctggaaacggagacggatacggagaggagagagaatgtgttggccgcgcgttttagggatacggagaggcacactgctggagttggtcttagtCAGTCGCCACTGGAATGGATTGACAACTGAGACGGGGCATCGGTCCTAGAGAGGGAGATACCAGAGGTCCAGCCGGCAGAGAGTAGCAGCAGCCAACACACGGCACAGCAGAAAAGGCAGCTGCAGGACGTGTGGGTGTGGCTCGACCTCAGTGGAATAACAAAGTTTTCCTCTGCTTACCTAAGCTAAGACCTAATCTTTTGCTGACGCAAAAAAAAAAAACCAACCGCAGAAGAGTAGGCGGGAGCTGGGACTCGCCAATTTTACTCAGGTTCACCATCACCAGCGTCATTTGAAGTACTTGTAGTTTACAGGAACAAAAGAGTAACTCGGTTTAGGCTAAAGATTCATCAGTTGCTGAAACAAGGTGTCCAATACAAATGCACTACCATCGAAGACAACAAAAAGCATCTACAGAACAAAATTACTACGAACACCGCGGCTCCAGCAGGTGTATCTTTTTTCTTCGACAATCATGTAAATAGGGGGCGGGCTCAGGACGGGCCGATCGGCGGCATCCCTGTCTGTTCACTCCCCTGGCGCGGAGACACCCTGCTTCAGCTTTTCCCTCTTCAGCTTCTTCTTGgagaccggcttcttcttcttcggcGGGAGCGTCTTCTGCGCGTACACATACAGCGCGTAGTTCCCGGCAAAGAAGAGCAGCAGGAAGCTGGCAACCACGAGCAGAACCACCATTCCTGGGTTCAGTCCCTTGTTCACCTCCTCGATGATCACGTTGTTCTGAAACATAAGCGGGTGTATGTCACGAGAAAATTAAACAGGATACTGAAGGCGAGAACAGTAGACTAGGTGCACGGGCCTTGCAATGCAAGATGATGCGTTGAAGGTTAGGATGATCGAACAACAGATGAACACGTATATATCCTGTACAAATTGGCAGACCAAATGCTAACTGGACAGCGCCATAAAGATACAAGCCATATCTCTATTATAGAGCGCTTGTGCTAACTGTTGTCCACAATTGCAGAGACTAGTCACAACAAACAGATGAAGCCTAATTTGAATCTATCAGTAAGGCAATTGGCAGTCTTACAGAATCTTCACAAATAGGTCCATAGGGGAGGTGTAGTGAAGTGATACGCATACAGACTACAGTCACCGTTTAGAATCAAATATGCAGATTAGTTAGCACTTAGCACggagaacaactaatagcagtaGCAGCTCGAAAATAATCAAACTGCAGCCACTCAGCATCATCTAGAAGGTATCGGATTACACATATGAACACCAGTTAGCCCGGTAAGTGTGCATCAAAGAGTGTgtttgtggtggtgggggtggggtggGACATAGTCTGCTGGTAACCCTGTAATAAATTTATAAAATGCACAAGATTTAAAGACATCAAACTAATCAGGTTATTATAACAGATAACTTCTGGTATCTAGAGAATTGGGCATAAGCATAACCGAAACACTGAACACCATATTGGCCAAACATGAAAcacatactccctccgtttcgttttagttgtcgctggatagtgcaaaattgaactatccagcgacaactaaaaagaaacggagggagtatatgatAGCCAGAAAGCTCCAGACCTGTAAGGTTGTACTAACAGTTATCAAGCTTATGCAAATTACTAGTGTATGATATCAAAGCTCACGTACAAGATAAAAGCAGTCTGCAATCTCTTTTCTAGGACACAATTGAAACATGCCTTTTTCAAACAAACACAATTATCAGTTTATCGCATGACCTAATGATCACGTAGAAGTCTTGCCCAAATTCTACAGATCCAGTCCTCCACACATCAAATTCAAATCAGATGCACCAAAATCAACTACAGCTCCGGCCATGGAGCGCTTACTTCTACAAGCCAAAACATCGGAACAAACAGCTGCCGCCGCCTCACGAGTAAACCCGTCCACACAGACTGCTTAGCCCAAGGTGTCTCGCGCGAGAATAAGTGGAACCTGCCCGTGCACGACACCAGAGAGCCGGGCAGAGCATCGGAGCACACCCGGGCGACAGGACACCAGATCCGGGGAAGGTACGAGCGGATCCACACCTGGGGGCCCCGGATCCACACAGCCGCCGACCGGACGGCGCCGACGCTGCCAGAGGTTCAATCGCAAGATGGAGAAAAAGAGTGATAGAGGAGGGAGAAAAGGTGGTGCCGACAGGCGACGGCCGGGAGAGGGGGCAATTGGTGGttttcggcggcggcggcggcggagtcgCCCAGAGAGACGATGCGGCTGTGCCGCTTCTGACCCTGTACATTCAAACTCGAACTTGCTTTGGTCTCCCACGCCACATGATTAAGGAAGGAAGAATTCGAGGCTTACCGCCGAATCCGCGAACTGATCCGCCATGGCGGCCGCCTGATCTGTGCCAACACCCGGCTCTGGATCAGAAGATTAGTATGAATTTGCCGAAGGAAGGGAAGGATGAGCTGAGCACGAGTTGACGAGGACGAATGATTCTGAAGAAAAGCTCACCTTTGCGCTGCTGGTACGGTGGTACCTTGCGTTTTTTTCCCCGATATCCCCCCTTCCCTCTTCGCTTTGCGCGTTTCCGGGTTGTGGCTTTATGGGCCGTTCGATCTGGAAGTATCTAGTCCACCATTTTTCTTTGATTTTGGTTGTTTATGTATATACGTGTACGTGCATCATTTTTGTTTCCAGCGAGATCAGTTCGCAAGAGTGTTTATCATGAGGTATATCTTTTAGATTTTGTGTTATTTTAAGAAATATGTCTACGCGTTGTAGCATGAAAGTGTAATCTATCGCATAGTGTTTATATAAATAACAATTATTTACTTGAATTTAGTTGGTTTGGCTCTATTTCAAAGGTTAAATTGTTGTGCAATTAAATATTCTTGCAATCACCGTATAATCAAACTACCGAAAAAGTTTAGATATACTTTACCGATGATTATAGTTTAAGTTCTATTCAATACGAAGAATTAAAAATTGATAAATGTTTATCTTTTACATATCTCTTAACATATATTTTAGAACATGAATTCTAATATTGTTAGAGCGTCTCCAAGTGATCCTAAAAACAAATCTTTTAATATATGGAAATTAAGATCTTCTTAAGGGCTCGTTTGGTAGCCCATTTCCTGGCGGCAGGGAACCTCGTCATTTCCTTGTGCCGGCAGCCCACTGTGAAATTTCCACGGGGACAGAGATTCAGTCTGTTTGGAAGACAGCTTCGTGCGGATATCTGCCCATCCTAAGGCAAATTTCCGCGTGGAAACGCGTCCGGCCTTCGGACGTCGGGCGACTTTCCACTTCTCGAGCACGCCACGTCTCCTCTCGCCTCTCGCTCGGAGTCGCTCGAGCACGCCGACGCCCCGCTTCCGCTCGCCTGAGCACGCTGCCACCTTCGCTCACCTAGAGTCGCTTGACGTTGTCGCCTCCGCTCGCCTGCCGCCGCTCCTCTCGCCTAGAGGCTGGAGTCGCCTGAGCACGTCGCCTTCTCTGGCCTAGAGTCTCCGAgcatgtcgtcgcctcggtcactccgCCTCCTCAGGTGAGGGGTTAGCCAGCGCTGCTCGCATCTTCATGCCATTTCTACTTTCTGCATGTCCTTGCTCAGTTTCTCATAGATCTAGGGAAGAAAAGGCGCAGACAGAAGTAGTTTCTTGTAGATCGAAATTGGTGGTAGCTAACCTGTCGTTCTGGATCTTGGGAAGAAAGGGTGGTGCCTGCTATTATTGTTTGATATTACTATCGAGCGACGCATATTCTTAGTTCTGGTTTTAGCACTCCGTCTGTCCCGTGAATATTTTGTTTTATTTCCTTCCTCTCTTGTTCCTGTTCCAAATTTCCTAGCTTTTCTCTCTGCGTGTGGTATTAAAAAGATGCCTAAGTGACGCATTCTTGGCGTGGAGCTTGTTCTGTGATGTTTGGACATGGTTCCTcatcttttatatatatatatatatatatatatatatatatatatatatatatatatatatatatatatatatatatatat harbors:
- the LOC100281782 gene encoding DNA-binding protein S1FA2 — translated: MADQFADSANNVIIEEVNKGLNPGMVVLLVVASFLLLFFAGNYALYVYAQKTLPPKKKKPVSKKKLKREKLKQGVSAPGE
- the LOC100277048 gene encoding uncharacterized protein LOC100277048 produces the protein MQGGGGVDQPPMQMVLRVRHPSSLGGSGADEDDGEGSSRSALSVFKAKEEQIERRKMEVREKVFAHLGRVEEESKRLAFIRQELEGMADPTRKEVESIRKRIDTVNRQLKPLSKSCVKKEKEYKEVLEAYNEKSKEKALLVNRLIELVSESERMRMKKLEELNKTVDSLY